A DNA window from Stigmatella aurantiaca contains the following coding sequences:
- a CDS encoding PAS domain S-box protein, which translates to MIPTDTTPDRSPESAPRSRASILMVDDHPSNLLALEAILEPLGQELVKATSGEEALKFLLQREFAVILMDVQMPGMDGFQTAALIKQRERTRTIPIIFLTALSRDAAHIFKGYEHGAVDYLLKPFDPEILRSKVGVFVDLSLKEQQLQRQAALLRQKEREALERESELRYRRLLNALPEPMWAASADGTLNYANQVWGDYTGLKEEAPSLEFFLKSVHPADRDMMRREWNEAVRTVSRMEHEFRMRRHDGTWRWHLGRAVPERDGTGKLVGFIAVATDIDDKKRAEATLERFKATLDATLDCVLMFEPERLTLTYANVGATKQLGLEREQLVGMPMLQVEGTFDEEGFRKLLAPLQSGEQPSHTYSTVYRRKDGREIPVEAVLQYVAAGGGPGRFVCVARDITERKRAEAALLLASEAKDAFLAAASHELRTPLAAAKGHAHLALLKLGGEGESGTGKSLKIINRQIDRMTKLVEDLLDISRLQAGRLSLELERFDLGGLVHETCDRMGVLSQQHPLRIDVQEHLEGLWDRGRLDQVLTNLLSNAIRYSPEGGEVVVKAAADGEGIQLSVKDCGVGIPPEKQALIFERFGRAHGSKYGGLGLGLTISQGIVEQHGGRIWVDSQGCTGEGSTFHVWLPREAAPAAVEANPEAGAAPGPAPRSEPPPASSGERPQASVV; encoded by the coding sequence ATGATTCCCACCGATACCACCCCTGATCGCAGCCCCGAGAGCGCTCCCCGCTCCCGGGCCAGCATTCTGATGGTGGATGATCACCCCTCCAACCTGCTGGCGCTCGAGGCCATCCTGGAGCCCTTGGGCCAGGAGCTCGTCAAGGCCACCAGCGGGGAGGAGGCGCTCAAGTTCCTGCTCCAGCGCGAGTTCGCCGTCATCCTCATGGACGTGCAGATGCCGGGCATGGACGGCTTCCAGACCGCGGCGCTCATCAAGCAGCGCGAGCGCACGCGCACCATCCCCATCATCTTCCTCACCGCGCTCAGCCGGGACGCGGCCCACATCTTCAAGGGCTACGAGCACGGCGCGGTGGACTACCTGCTCAAGCCGTTCGATCCGGAGATCCTGCGCTCCAAGGTCGGCGTCTTCGTGGACCTGTCGCTCAAGGAGCAGCAGCTCCAGCGCCAGGCGGCGCTCCTGCGGCAGAAGGAGCGCGAGGCGCTGGAGCGCGAGAGCGAGCTGCGCTACCGGCGGCTGCTCAACGCGCTGCCCGAGCCCATGTGGGCCGCCAGCGCCGACGGGACGCTCAACTACGCCAACCAGGTCTGGGGCGACTACACCGGCCTGAAGGAGGAGGCGCCCTCGCTGGAGTTCTTCCTGAAGTCGGTGCACCCCGCGGACCGGGACATGATGCGCCGGGAGTGGAACGAGGCGGTGCGCACCGTGTCGCGCATGGAGCACGAGTTCCGCATGCGGCGCCATGACGGCACCTGGCGCTGGCACCTGGGGCGCGCGGTGCCCGAGCGCGATGGCACGGGCAAGCTCGTGGGCTTCATCGCCGTGGCCACGGACATCGACGACAAGAAGCGGGCCGAGGCCACGCTGGAGCGCTTCAAGGCCACGCTGGATGCCACGCTCGACTGCGTGCTCATGTTCGAGCCCGAGCGCCTCACGCTCACTTACGCCAACGTGGGCGCCACCAAGCAGCTCGGCCTGGAGCGCGAGCAGCTCGTGGGCATGCCCATGCTCCAGGTGGAGGGCACCTTCGATGAGGAGGGCTTCCGCAAGCTCCTGGCGCCGCTGCAGAGCGGCGAGCAGCCCAGCCACACCTACTCCACGGTGTACCGGCGCAAGGATGGGCGCGAGATTCCGGTGGAGGCCGTGCTCCAGTACGTGGCGGCGGGCGGGGGCCCGGGCCGCTTCGTGTGCGTGGCGCGGGACATCACCGAGCGCAAGCGGGCCGAGGCGGCCCTGCTGCTGGCCAGCGAGGCGAAGGACGCGTTCCTGGCCGCCGCGAGCCACGAGCTGCGCACCCCGCTGGCCGCCGCCAAGGGCCATGCCCACCTGGCCCTGCTCAAGCTGGGCGGCGAGGGGGAGAGTGGCACGGGCAAGTCCCTGAAGATCATCAACCGGCAGATCGACCGGATGACGAAGCTGGTGGAGGATCTGCTCGACATCAGCCGGCTCCAGGCGGGCCGGCTCTCGCTGGAGCTGGAGCGCTTCGATTTGGGCGGGCTGGTGCACGAGACGTGTGACCGCATGGGGGTGCTCTCGCAGCAGCACCCGCTGCGCATCGACGTCCAGGAGCACCTGGAGGGGCTCTGGGACCGGGGGCGCCTGGATCAGGTGCTGACGAACCTTTTGTCCAACGCCATCCGCTACTCCCCCGAGGGCGGCGAGGTGGTGGTGAAGGCGGCGGCCGATGGGGAGGGCATTCAACTGTCCGTGAAGGATTGTGGGGTGGGGATTCCCCCCGAGAAGCAGGCGCTCATCTTCGAGCGCTTTGGCCGCGCGCACGGCTCGAAGTACGGCGGGCTGGGGTTGGGGCTGACCATCAGCCAGGGCATCGTCGAGCAGCACGGCGGCCGCATCTGGGTGGACTCCCAGGGCTGCACGGGCGAGGGCTCCACCTTCCACGTCTGGCTGCCTCGCGAGGCGGCCCCGGCCGCTGTGGAGGCCAACCCAGAGGCGGGCGCCGCCCCGGGCCCTGCCCCGCGCTCGGAGCCGCCCCCGGCGTCCTCCGGGGAGCGCCCCCAGGCCTCGGTGGTCTAG
- a CDS encoding HAMP domain-containing protein: MNANDNDSSPDKKRSPRRKDKGQGTESVPASRPVNRLKSRLEGEVPGEAAAPAPPARRNGNGPGKLPAGEGVRGRTAARPGRGAQPLLELLAALHAAESGDFSVRLPHTQSDEVLEDISDAFNALMVRNAALANEIVRVERVVGREGRMGERVSLGEVRGGWAASVHSINALIGDLVLPTTEVARVLVAVAEGDLTQKMALEIDGQSVKGEFLRIGTTVNAMVDQLRAFAAEVTRVAKEVGSDGKLGGQADVKGVAGTWKDLTDNVNIMASNLTTQVRNIAEVSTAVARGDLSRKITVDAKGEMLQLKDTFNTMVDQLNSFSAEVTRVAKEVGTEGKLGGQAEVKGVSGVWKDLTDNVNFMASNLTTQVRGIVKVVTAVANGDLSQKLQVPSQGEIAALGETLNNMTDTLNVFAQQVTSVARTVGVEGKLGAQAQVPGAAGTWKDLTDNVNLMANNLTAQVRNIAEVTTSVAKGDLSKKITVDVKGEVLELKNTINTMVDQLNSFAAEVTRVAREVGTDGKLGGQAEVKGVAGTWKDLTDNVNIMASNLTTQVRNIALVTTAVAKGDLSKKISVDARGEMLELKNTINTMVDQLNSFAAEVTRVAREVGTHGKLGGQAEVKGVAGTWKDLTDNVNIMASNLTTQVRGIAKVVTAVANGDLNQRLKVDAKGEVAELADTINAMTETLSIFAQQVTDVARTVGVEGKLGAQAVVPGVAGTWKDLTNNVNLLANNLTDQVRNIAEVTTAVARGDLSRKITVDAKGEVMELKNTINTMVDQLRGFASEVTRVAKEVGTEGKLGGQALVPGVSGVWKDLTDNVNFMATNLTTQVRGIVKVVTAVANGDLSQKLIVEAKGEIAALADTINAMTQTLSIFAQQVTDVARTVGVEGKLGAQAEVPGVAGTWKDLTNNVNLLANNLTAQVRNIAEVSTAVANGDLSRKITVDAKGEVLQLKDTINTMVDQLRGFASEVTRVAKEVGTEGKLGGQADVKGVSGVWKDLTDNVNALTGNLTDQVRNIAKVTTAVANGDLSQKITVSVKGEVLELKNTINTMVDQLRAFASEVTRVAKEVGTEGKLGGQADVKGVSGVWKDLTDNVNVLAGNLTDQVRNIAKVTTAVANGDLSQKISVEARGEILELKNTINTMVDQLRAFASEVTRVAKEVGTEGKLGGQAEVPGVAGTWKNLTDNVNSMASNLTAQVRNIALVTTAVANGDLSKKITVDVKGEMLELKNTINTMVDQLNSFAAEVTRVAREVGTEGKLGGQAVVAGVSGTWKDLTDNVNSMARNLTTQVRGIVRVVTAVANGDLRQKLVVDAKGEVAALADTINSMTDTLGTFAEQVSTVAREVGVEGKLGGQARVPGVAGTWKDLTDNVNFMASNLTTQVRGIVKVVTAVADGDLSQKLIVDAKGEVAALAETINSMTDTLGTFAEQVSTVAREVGIEGKLGGQARVPGARGTWRQLTDNVNQLAGTLTSQLRAISDVATAVTKGDLTRSITVSAEGEVAALKDNINQMIFNLRETTQKNQEQDWLKTNLAKFSGMMQGQKNLEAVSRLIMSELTPLVGAHHGAFFLMEQDGSLPVLKLTSTYAYRERKSLANRFRLGESLVGQCALEKKTILLTKVPADYITISSGLGESTPLNIIVLPVLFEGEVKAIIELASFHPFSAIHQIFLDQLTESIGVVLNMIIANMRTEQLLLQSQGLTQELQSQSRELTQQQEELKRTNTELEAQALELEEKAKQLEEQNTRVEEKNAEVELARSSLEEKAAQLSLISKYKSEFLANMSHELRTPLNSLLILAKLLADNKDGNLSGKQVEYANTIYASGGDLLSLINEILDLSKVEAGKMQVEPRDIVLTELNQFVDRSFRPVAEQKNLSFDVELLPNAPRQIRTDPQRLQQVLKNLLSNAFKFTDEGSVQLVVKQADKGVRFEHEVLKRAKRVIAFVVTDTGIGIAKDKQKLIFEAFQQADGSTARKYGGTGLGLSISREIAKLLGGEIHVESALGKGSTFTLYLPPEYVAPEDEVQQSPTQFLAPIPTLASQRLAETLPPVPAMQTPPAPAAIPSSHVLDAALPPPSDSLLAPLAVEDDREHIREGDRVLLIIEDDLKFARIMAQMAREKGFKVLVASRGDSGLAMANEYLPHAITLDIQLPVVDGWSVLERLKRNGRTRHIPVHVISVMDKHLGNTHGAFGYLTKPVSKEGLERVFSQLAHFLERKERRLLLIEDDDVQRDSLVKLLSEGSDVEVTGVATGEEALHKLEEAEYDCLVIDLLLPDMDGTKLVEEVKTQPRFRDLPIVVYTGKELTAKDESRLRRYTGSVILKSEPKSPDQLLGDTALFLHRLEQNLSSRTKQALAERSSDTGGDLTGKKVLVVDDDMRNIFALTSVLENQGLQVIFAENGRAAIEMLEKNRDVDVVLMDIMMPEMDGYETMQAIRQNLQYARLPIIAITAKALKDDREKCMAAGASDYLPKPVDTDKLIELIRMWVNA; this comes from the coding sequence GTGAACGCGAACGACAACGACTCTTCGCCTGACAAGAAGCGCAGCCCCCGGCGGAAGGACAAGGGGCAGGGCACGGAGAGCGTGCCCGCCTCCCGTCCTGTGAACCGCCTGAAGTCCCGGCTGGAGGGAGAGGTTCCCGGCGAAGCGGCGGCCCCTGCGCCCCCGGCCAGACGCAACGGGAATGGCCCCGGCAAGCTGCCCGCGGGGGAGGGCGTCCGGGGACGGACCGCCGCGCGTCCGGGCCGGGGCGCTCAGCCGCTCCTGGAGCTGCTCGCCGCGCTGCATGCCGCGGAGTCCGGGGACTTCAGCGTCCGGCTGCCCCACACCCAGTCCGACGAGGTGCTGGAGGACATCTCCGATGCCTTCAACGCCCTGATGGTCCGCAACGCCGCGCTCGCCAATGAAATCGTCCGCGTGGAGCGGGTGGTGGGCCGCGAGGGCCGCATGGGCGAGCGCGTGTCGCTCGGCGAGGTCCGCGGCGGCTGGGCCGCCAGCGTGCACTCCATCAACGCGCTGATCGGCGACCTGGTGCTGCCCACCACGGAAGTGGCCCGCGTGCTCGTCGCGGTGGCCGAAGGCGACTTGACGCAGAAGATGGCCCTGGAGATCGACGGCCAGTCGGTGAAGGGCGAGTTCCTGCGCATCGGCACCACGGTGAACGCCATGGTGGATCAGCTCCGCGCGTTCGCCGCCGAGGTGACCCGCGTCGCCAAGGAAGTGGGCAGCGACGGCAAGCTGGGAGGCCAGGCGGATGTGAAGGGCGTTGCCGGCACGTGGAAGGATCTCACGGACAACGTCAACATCATGGCCAGCAACCTCACCACCCAGGTGCGCAACATCGCCGAGGTCTCCACGGCGGTGGCCCGGGGCGACCTGTCCCGGAAAATCACCGTGGACGCCAAGGGGGAGATGCTCCAGCTGAAGGACACCTTCAACACGATGGTGGACCAGCTCAACTCCTTCTCCGCGGAAGTGACGCGCGTCGCGAAGGAAGTGGGTACGGAAGGAAAGCTCGGCGGCCAGGCCGAGGTGAAGGGCGTGTCCGGCGTGTGGAAGGACCTCACGGACAACGTGAACTTCATGGCCAGTAACCTCACCACCCAGGTGCGCGGCATCGTGAAGGTGGTGACGGCGGTCGCCAACGGGGACCTGTCCCAGAAGCTCCAGGTGCCATCGCAGGGTGAGATCGCCGCGCTCGGCGAGACGCTCAACAACATGACGGACACGCTGAACGTGTTCGCCCAGCAGGTGACGAGCGTGGCGCGCACGGTGGGCGTGGAGGGCAAGCTGGGCGCCCAGGCCCAGGTGCCCGGCGCCGCCGGCACGTGGAAGGACCTCACGGACAACGTGAACCTGATGGCCAACAACCTCACGGCCCAGGTGCGCAACATCGCCGAAGTGACGACGTCCGTCGCCAAGGGCGACCTGTCCAAGAAAATCACCGTGGACGTGAAGGGCGAGGTGCTCGAGCTGAAGAACACCATCAACACGATGGTGGATCAGCTCAACTCGTTCGCCGCCGAAGTGACGCGCGTCGCCCGCGAAGTCGGCACCGACGGCAAGCTGGGCGGTCAGGCCGAGGTGAAGGGCGTTGCCGGCACGTGGAAGGACCTCACCGACAACGTGAACATCATGGCCAGCAACCTCACCACCCAGGTGCGAAACATCGCCCTGGTGACGACGGCGGTGGCCAAGGGAGACCTCTCGAAGAAGATCTCCGTGGATGCGCGCGGCGAGATGCTGGAGCTGAAGAACACCATCAACACCATGGTGGACCAGCTCAACTCCTTCGCCGCCGAAGTGACCCGCGTCGCCCGTGAGGTGGGTACGCACGGCAAGCTGGGCGGCCAGGCCGAGGTGAAGGGTGTCGCCGGCACGTGGAAGGACCTCACGGACAACGTCAACATCATGGCCAGCAACCTCACCACCCAGGTGCGCGGCATCGCCAAGGTGGTGACGGCGGTGGCCAACGGCGACCTGAACCAGCGCCTGAAGGTGGACGCCAAGGGCGAGGTGGCGGAGCTGGCCGACACCATCAACGCGATGACGGAGACGCTCTCCATCTTCGCGCAGCAGGTGACGGACGTGGCGCGCACGGTGGGCGTGGAGGGCAAGCTGGGCGCCCAGGCGGTGGTGCCCGGGGTGGCCGGCACGTGGAAGGACCTCACCAACAACGTGAACCTCCTTGCGAACAACCTGACCGACCAGGTCCGGAACATCGCGGAGGTGACCACGGCGGTGGCCCGGGGCGACCTGTCCCGCAAAATCACGGTGGACGCGAAGGGTGAGGTGATGGAGCTGAAGAACACCATCAACACGATGGTGGATCAGCTCCGCGGCTTCGCCTCCGAAGTGACGCGCGTCGCGAAGGAAGTGGGCACCGAAGGCAAGCTGGGTGGCCAGGCGCTGGTGCCCGGGGTGTCCGGCGTGTGGAAGGACCTCACGGACAACGTGAACTTCATGGCCACCAACCTCACCACCCAGGTGCGTGGCATCGTGAAGGTGGTGACGGCGGTCGCCAACGGCGACCTGTCCCAGAAGCTCATCGTCGAGGCGAAGGGTGAAATCGCCGCGCTCGCGGACACCATCAACGCGATGACGCAGACGCTCTCCATCTTCGCGCAGCAGGTGACGGATGTGGCGCGCACGGTGGGCGTGGAGGGCAAGCTGGGCGCTCAGGCCGAGGTGCCGGGCGTCGCCGGCACGTGGAAGGACCTCACCAACAACGTGAACCTGCTGGCCAACAACCTCACGGCCCAGGTGCGAAACATCGCGGAGGTCTCCACCGCGGTGGCCAATGGCGACCTGTCCCGTAAGATCACGGTGGACGCCAAGGGCGAGGTGCTCCAGCTCAAGGACACCATCAACACCATGGTGGACCAGCTCCGCGGCTTCGCCTCGGAAGTCACCCGCGTCGCCAAGGAAGTCGGTACCGAGGGCAAGCTGGGTGGCCAGGCCGACGTGAAGGGCGTGTCGGGCGTCTGGAAGGACCTCACCGACAACGTGAACGCCCTGACCGGCAACCTGACCGACCAGGTGCGCAACATCGCCAAGGTCACCACCGCGGTGGCCAACGGCGACCTGTCCCAGAAGATCACCGTCAGCGTGAAGGGTGAGGTGCTGGAGCTGAAGAACACCATCAACACGATGGTGGACCAGCTCCGCGCGTTCGCCTCCGAAGTGACTCGCGTCGCTAAGGAAGTGGGCACCGAGGGCAAGCTGGGTGGCCAGGCGGACGTGAAGGGCGTGTCGGGCGTCTGGAAGGACCTGACCGACAACGTGAACGTGCTGGCCGGAAACCTCACGGACCAGGTGCGCAACATCGCCAAGGTCACCACCGCGGTGGCCAACGGCGACCTGTCGCAGAAGATCTCCGTCGAGGCCCGCGGTGAAATCCTCGAGCTGAAGAACACCATCAACACGATGGTGGACCAGCTCCGCGCGTTCGCCTCGGAAGTCACCCGCGTCGCCAAGGAAGTGGGTACGGAAGGAAAGCTGGGCGGCCAGGCCGAGGTGCCGGGAGTGGCCGGCACGTGGAAGAACCTCACGGACAACGTGAACTCCATGGCCAGCAACCTCACCGCCCAGGTGCGAAACATCGCCCTGGTGACGACGGCGGTGGCCAACGGCGACCTGTCCAAGAAAATCACGGTGGATGTGAAGGGCGAGATGCTGGAGCTGAAGAACACCATCAACACGATGGTGGATCAGCTCAACTCCTTCGCCGCCGAGGTGACGCGCGTCGCACGCGAGGTGGGTACGGAAGGCAAGCTGGGCGGCCAGGCCGTGGTGGCGGGAGTGTCCGGCACCTGGAAGGACCTGACCGACAACGTGAACTCCATGGCCCGCAACCTCACCACCCAGGTGCGAGGCATCGTCCGCGTGGTGACGGCGGTCGCCAATGGCGACCTGCGCCAGAAGCTCGTGGTGGACGCCAAGGGCGAGGTGGCCGCGCTCGCGGACACCATCAACAGCATGACGGACACGCTGGGCACCTTCGCCGAGCAGGTCTCCACGGTGGCCCGCGAGGTGGGCGTCGAGGGGAAGCTGGGTGGCCAGGCCCGGGTGCCCGGTGTCGCGGGTACGTGGAAGGACCTCACGGACAACGTGAACTTCATGGCGTCCAACCTCACCACCCAGGTGCGCGGCATCGTCAAGGTGGTGACGGCGGTGGCCGATGGTGACCTGTCCCAGAAGCTCATCGTGGACGCGAAGGGCGAGGTGGCGGCGCTCGCCGAGACCATCAACAGCATGACGGACACGCTGGGCACCTTCGCCGAGCAGGTCTCCACGGTGGCCCGCGAGGTGGGTATCGAAGGAAAGCTGGGCGGCCAGGCCCGCGTGCCCGGCGCGCGCGGCACGTGGCGGCAGCTCACCGACAACGTGAACCAGCTGGCAGGCACCCTCACCTCGCAGCTGCGCGCCATCTCGGACGTGGCCACCGCGGTGACCAAGGGTGACCTGACCCGGAGCATCACCGTCAGCGCCGAGGGCGAAGTGGCCGCGCTGAAGGACAACATCAACCAGATGATCTTCAACCTGCGTGAGACGACGCAGAAGAACCAGGAACAGGACTGGCTGAAGACGAACCTGGCGAAGTTCAGCGGCATGATGCAGGGCCAGAAGAACCTGGAGGCCGTCAGCCGCCTCATCATGAGCGAGCTGACGCCCCTGGTGGGCGCGCACCACGGCGCCTTCTTCCTGATGGAGCAGGACGGCAGCCTGCCGGTGCTCAAGCTCACCAGCACCTACGCGTACCGTGAGCGCAAGAGCCTGGCCAACCGCTTCCGCCTGGGCGAGAGCCTGGTGGGGCAGTGCGCCCTGGAGAAGAAGACCATCCTCCTGACGAAGGTCCCGGCCGACTACATCACCATCTCGTCCGGCCTGGGCGAGTCCACGCCGCTCAACATCATCGTCCTGCCGGTGCTCTTCGAGGGCGAGGTGAAGGCCATCATCGAGCTGGCCTCGTTCCACCCGTTCAGCGCCATCCACCAGATCTTCCTGGATCAGCTCACCGAGAGCATCGGCGTGGTGCTGAACATGATCATCGCCAACATGCGCACCGAGCAGCTGCTGCTCCAGTCGCAGGGGCTCACCCAGGAGCTGCAGAGCCAGTCGCGCGAGCTCACCCAGCAGCAGGAGGAGCTCAAGCGCACCAACACCGAGCTGGAGGCGCAGGCGCTCGAGCTGGAGGAGAAGGCCAAGCAGCTCGAGGAGCAGAACACCCGCGTGGAGGAGAAGAACGCGGAAGTGGAGCTGGCGCGCTCCTCCTTGGAGGAGAAGGCCGCCCAGCTCAGCCTCATCTCCAAGTACAAGAGCGAGTTCCTGGCCAACATGAGCCACGAGCTGCGCACCCCGCTCAACTCGCTGCTCATCCTCGCCAAGCTGCTGGCCGACAACAAGGACGGCAACCTCAGCGGCAAGCAGGTGGAGTACGCCAACACCATCTACGCGAGCGGCGGGGACCTGCTCAGCCTCATCAATGAAATCCTCGACCTGTCCAAGGTGGAGGCGGGCAAGATGCAGGTGGAGCCCCGGGACATCGTCCTCACGGAACTCAACCAGTTCGTGGACCGCTCGTTCCGCCCGGTGGCCGAGCAGAAGAACCTGTCGTTCGACGTGGAGCTGCTGCCGAACGCACCGCGGCAGATCCGCACCGACCCGCAGCGGCTCCAGCAGGTGCTCAAGAACCTGCTGTCCAACGCCTTCAAGTTCACCGACGAGGGCAGCGTGCAACTCGTGGTGAAGCAGGCCGACAAGGGCGTGCGCTTCGAGCACGAGGTGCTCAAGCGCGCCAAGCGCGTCATCGCCTTCGTGGTGACGGACACCGGCATCGGCATCGCCAAGGACAAGCAGAAGCTCATCTTCGAGGCCTTCCAGCAGGCCGACGGCTCCACCGCGCGCAAGTACGGCGGCACGGGCCTGGGCCTGTCCATCTCGCGGGAAATCGCCAAGCTGCTGGGCGGCGAAATCCACGTGGAGAGCGCGCTGGGCAAGGGCAGCACCTTCACGCTCTACCTGCCCCCCGAGTACGTGGCGCCCGAGGACGAGGTGCAGCAGAGCCCCACGCAGTTCCTGGCGCCGATCCCCACGCTGGCCTCGCAGCGCCTGGCCGAGACGCTGCCCCCGGTGCCCGCGATGCAGACGCCCCCGGCGCCGGCGGCCATTCCCAGCTCGCACGTGCTGGATGCCGCGCTGCCGCCGCCCTCGGACTCGCTGCTCGCCCCGCTCGCGGTGGAGGATGACCGGGAGCACATCCGCGAGGGCGACCGCGTCCTGCTCATCATCGAGGACGACCTGAAGTTCGCCCGCATCATGGCGCAGATGGCGCGCGAGAAGGGCTTCAAGGTGCTGGTGGCCAGCCGCGGCGACAGCGGCCTGGCCATGGCCAACGAGTACCTGCCCCACGCCATCACCCTGGACATCCAACTGCCCGTGGTGGACGGCTGGAGCGTGCTGGAGCGCCTCAAGCGCAACGGGCGCACGCGCCACATCCCCGTGCACGTCATCAGCGTCATGGACAAGCACCTGGGCAACACCCACGGTGCCTTCGGCTACCTCACCAAGCCCGTTAGCAAGGAGGGCCTGGAGCGCGTCTTCTCCCAGCTGGCCCACTTCCTGGAGCGCAAGGAGCGGCGGCTCCTCCTCATCGAGGACGATGACGTGCAGCGCGACAGCCTCGTGAAGCTCTTGAGCGAGGGCAGTGACGTGGAGGTGACAGGGGTGGCCACCGGCGAGGAGGCCCTGCACAAGCTGGAGGAGGCCGAGTACGACTGCCTCGTCATCGACCTGCTGTTGCCGGACATGGACGGCACCAAGCTGGTGGAGGAGGTGAAGACCCAGCCGCGCTTCCGGGATCTGCCCATCGTCGTCTACACGGGCAAGGAGCTCACCGCCAAGGACGAGAGCCGGCTGCGCCGCTACACCGGCAGCGTCATCCTCAAGAGCGAGCCCAAGAGCCCCGACCAGCTCCTGGGCGACACGGCCCTGTTCCTGCACCGGCTGGAGCAGAACCTCTCGTCGCGCACGAAGCAGGCGCTGGCCGAGCGCAGCAGCGACACGGGCGGGGACCTGACGGGCAAGAAGGTGCTCGTCGTCGATGACGACATGCGCAACATCTTCGCGCTCACCAGCGTGCTGGAAAACCAGGGACTCCAGGTCATCTTCGCTGAGAACGGCCGTGCGGCCATCGAGATGCTGGAGAAGAACCGCGACGTGGATGTCGTGCTGATGGACATCATGATGCCGGAAATGGATGGCTATGAGACGATGCAGGCCATCCGCCAGAACCTCCAGTACGCCCGGCTGCCCATCATCGCCATCACCGCCAAGGCCCTGAAGGACGACCGCGAGAAGTGCATGGCCGCGGGCGCCAGCGACTACCTGCCCAAGCCGGTGGACACCGACAAGCTCATTGAACTCATCCGCATGTGGGTGAACGCCTGA